From Endozoicomonas sp. 8E, the proteins below share one genomic window:
- a CDS encoding C2H2-type zinc finger protein: protein MLLWLTVICQAEPLTGRLIVEPEQSTGSQKKNVSINHDRHKWTGRPSGIADKNDCAELHWEPKKKRHRDYSYGIKTTFIGSISWQWLYATNLLIAYELILTSKDTPPSSIHSLWFLVVGWLLKSYWNPDLSMFNPIGHQEAASILTQGNHPIAINTMKPGDEHDPQQGQSSESSGQQTAQSTTHITGYFTSLLFSDSADGEEAPEQYSHTLGLNCFVHPCHGVCRFQPASDSSSCNATNGVAPDSTGAGVPHATDPYGQVTCNVILIGENGQLLQCGKVFKNAEYLSRHKKRLHTGQQTCDVTVVGEDGQQSCGMACKNAKALSNHKRRDHSGAQTCPECQKTLSNAIALSDHKRRDHSGAQTCPECQKTLPNAQALSGHKRRDHSGAQICPECQKTLPNAIALSVHKRRDHTGAQTCPACQKTLPNAQALSGHKRRDHTGAQICPECQKTLPNAKALSVHKTKYHTGAQTCPECQKTLPNASALSDHKRRDHSGAQTCPECQKTLPNAQALSGHKRRDHSGAQICPECQKTLPNAIALSVHKRRDHTGAQTCPACQKTLPNAQALSGHKRRDHTGAQICPECQKTLPNAKALSVHKTKYHTGEQTCPECQKTLPNAQALSDHKRRDHTGAQICPECQKTLPNASALSDHKRQHRKRKIADLDKDNEISPSADKVNKSDYREKLSD, encoded by the coding sequence TTGCTACTGTGGTTAACTGTCATCTGTCAGGCCGAACCGTTGACAGGGCGTTTGATTGTCGAGCCTGAACAGAGTACAGGTTCTCAAAAAAAGAACGTCTCTATAAATCATGATCGGCATAAATGGACGGGCAGGCCATCAGGCATTGCCGACAAAAATGACTGCGCAGAACTCCATTGGGAACCCAAAAAAAAACGACACAGAGATTACAGTTACGGAATAAAAACCACCTTCATTGGGTCGATTTCGTGGCAATGGCTTTATGCCACAAACCTACTGATTGCCTACGAACTGATCCTGACCAGCAAAGACACCCCTCCAAGCTCCATCCATTCCTTATGGTTTCTCGTTGTCGGCTGGCTGCTAAAAAGTTATTGGAACCCCGATTTATCGATGTTTAACCCTATTGGACATCAAGAGGCGGCATCTATTTTGACACAGGGGAATCACCCGATTGCAATCAACACTATGAAGCCTGGCGATGAACATGACCCACAACAAGGCCAGTCATCAGAATCATCCGGCCAGCAAACCGCACAATCCACCACTCACATTACAGGCTATTTCACCAGCCTACTGTTTTCTGACTCTGCCGACGGTGAAGAGGCCCCTGAGCAGTATTCACATACTTTGGGCTTAAATTGTTTCGTCCATCCCTGTCATGGCGTTTGTCGATTCCAACCAGCTTCCGATTCATCCAGTTGCAACGCTACTAATGGGGTCGCCCCAGACTCAACGGGGGCAGGCGTACCTCATGCAACTGACCCTTACGGGCAAGTAACCTGTAACGTGATCCTGATTGGAGAGAATGGCCAGCTGCTGCAATGCGGGAAGGTCTTCAAGAATGCTGAATATCTATCAAGACACAAAAAAAGATTACATACGGGGCAACAAACCTGTGATGTGACAGTAGTTGGGGAGGATGGGCAGCAGTCATGCGGGATGGCCTGCAAGAATGCTAAAGCCCTGTCGAATCACAAAAGAAGAGACCACTCCGGAGCGCAAACCTGCCCTGAGTGCCAGAAGACCCTGTCAAACGCGATTGCCCTGTCGGATCACAAAAGAAGAGACCACTCCGGAGCGCAAACCTGCCCTGAGTGCCAGAAGACCCTGCCAAACGCTCAAGCCCTGTCGGGTCACAAAAGAAGAGACCACTCCGGAGCGCAAATCTGCCCTGAGTGCCAGAAGACCCTGCCAAACGCGATTGCCCTGTCGGTTCACAAAAGAAGAGACCACACCGGAGCGCAAACCTGCCCTGCGTGCCAGAAGACCCTGCCAAACGCTCAAGCCCTGTCGGGTCACAAAAGAAGAGACCACACCGGAGCGCAAATCTGCCCTGAATGCCAGAAGACCCTGCCAAACGCGAAAGCCCTGTCGGTTCACAAAACAAAGTACCACACCGGAGCGCAAACCTGCCCTGAGTGCCAGAAGACCCTGCCAAACGCGAGTGCCTTGTCGGATCACAAAAGAAGAGACCACTCCGGAGCGCAAACCTGCCCTGAGTGCCAGAAGACCCTGCCAAACGCTCAAGCCCTGTCGGGTCACAAAAGAAGAGACCACTCCGGAGCGCAAATCTGCCCTGAGTGCCAGAAGACCCTGCCAAACGCGATTGCCCTGTCGGTTCACAAAAGAAGAGACCACACCGGAGCGCAAACCTGCCCTGCGTGCCAGAAGACCCTGCCAAACGCTCAAGCCCTGTCGGGTCACAAAAGAAGAGACCACACCGGAGCGCAAATCTGCCCTGAATGCCAGAAGACCCTGCCAAACGCGAAAGCCCTGTCGGTTCACAAAACAAAATACCACACCGGAGAGCAAACCTGCCCTGAGTGCCAGAAGACCCTGCCAAACGCTCAAGCCCTGTCGGATCACAAAAGAAGAGACCACACCGGAGCGCAAATCTGCCCTGAGTGCCAGAAGACCCTGCCAAACGCGAGTGCCCTGTCGGATCACAAAAGGCAACACCGAAAACGTAAGATTGCTGATCTGGACAAGGACAATGAAATCAGTCCTTCGGCAGATAAAGTGAATAAGTCTGATTACCGGGAGAAACTGTCGGACTAA
- a CDS encoding C2H2-type zinc finger protein: MLLWLTVICQAEPLTGRFIVELEQSAGSLKKNVSINHDRHKWTGRPSGIADKNDCAERHWEPQKKRHRDDSYGMKTTFIGSISWQWLYATNLLIAYELILTSKDTPPSSIHSLWFLVVGWLLKSYWNLDLSMFNPIGYQEAVSILTQGDHPIAINTVKPGDEHDPQQGQSSESSGQQTVQSTTHITGYFTSLLFSDSADGEEAPEQYSHTLGLNCFVHPCHGVCRFRPASDSSSCNATNGVASDSTGAGVPHATDPYGQVTCNVILIGENGQLLQCGKVFKNAESLSRHKKRLHTGQQTCDVTVVGEDGQQQSCGMACKNAKALSNHKTKYHTGAQTCPECQKTLPNAQALSDHKTKYHTGAQTCPECLKTLPNAQALSDHKRRDHTRAQTCPECQKPLPNAKALSDHKRRDHTGAQTCPECQKTLPNAQALSRHKRRDHTGAQTCPECQKTLPNAQALSSHKRRDHTGAQTCPECQKTLPNAQALSVHKRRDHTGAQTCPECQKTLPNAQGLSVHKRRDHTRAQTCPECQKTLPNAQALSVHKRRDHTGAQTCPECQKTLPNAQALSVHKRRDHTGAQTCPECRKTLSTAQALSVHKRRDHTGAQTCPECQKTLPNAQALSVHKRRDHTGAQTCSECQKTLPNAQALSSHKRRDHTGAQTCPECQKTLPNAKALTDHKRRDHTGAQTCPECQKTLPNTQALSNHRRQHRKRKIADLHKDNEISPPADKVNKSDYQGKLSD, translated from the coding sequence TTGCTACTGTGGTTAACTGTCATCTGTCAGGCCGAACCGTTGACAGGACGCTTTATTGTCGAGCTTGAACAGAGCGCAGGTTCTCTAAAAAAGAACGTCTCTATAAATCATGACCGGCATAAATGGACGGGCAGGCCATCAGGCATTGCCGACAAAAATGACTGCGCAGAACGACATTGGGAACCCCAAAAAAAACGACACAGAGATGACAGTTACGGAATGAAAACCACCTTCATTGGGTCGATTTCGTGGCAATGGCTTTATGCCACAAACCTACTGATTGCCTACGAACTGATCCTGACCAGCAAAGACACCCCTCCAAGCTCCATCCATTCCTTATGGTTTCTCGTTGTCGGCTGGCTGCTAAAAAGTTATTGGAATCTCGATTTATCGATGTTTAACCCTATTGGATATCAAGAGGCGGTATCCATTTTGACACAGGGGGATCACCCGATTGCAATCAACACTGTGAAGCCTGGCGATGAACATGACCCACAACAAGGCCAGTCATCAGAATCATCCGGCCAGCAAACCGTACAATCCACCACTCACATTACAGGTTATTTCACCAGCCTACTGTTTTCTGACTCTGCCGACGGTGAAGAGGCCCCTGAGCAGTATTCACATACTTTGGGCTTAAATTGTTTCGTTCATCCCTGTCATGGTGTTTGTCGATTCCGACCAGCTTCCGATTCATCCAGTTGCAACGCTACTAATGGGGTCGCCTCAGACTCAACGGGTGCAGGCGTACCTCATGCAACTGACCCTTACGGGCAAGTAACCTGTAACGTGATCCTGATTGGAGAGAATGGCCAGCTGCTGCAATGCGGGAAGGTCTTCAAGAATGCTGAATCTCTATCAAGACACAAAAAAAGATTACATACGGGGCAACAAACCTGTGATGTGACAGTAGTTGGGGAGGATGGGCAGCAGCAGTCATGCGGGATGGCCTGCAAGAATGCTAAAGCCCTGTCGAATCACAAAACAAAATACCACACCGGAGCGCAAACCTGCCCTGAGTGCCAGAAGACCCTGCCAAACGCTCAAGCCCTGTCGGATCACAAAACAAAATACCACACCGGAGCGCAAACCTGCCCTGAGTGCCTGAAGACCCTTCCAAACGCTCAAGCCCTGTCGGATCACAAAAGAAGAGACCACACCAGAGCGCAAACCTGCCCTGAGTGCCAGAAGCCTCTGCCAAACGCGAAAGCCCTGTCGGATCACAAAAGAAGAGACCACACCGGAGCGCAAACCTGCCCTGAATGCCAGAAGACCCTGCCAAATGCTCAAGCCCTGTCGCGTCACAAAAGAAGAGACCACACCGGAGCGCAAACCTGTCCTGAGTGCCAGAAGACCCTGCCAAACGCTCAAGCCCTGTCGAGTCACAAAAGAAGAGACCACACCGGAGCGCAAACCTGCCCTGAGTGCCAGAAGACCCTGCCAAACGCTCAAGCCCTGTCGGTTCACAAAAGAAGAGACCACACCGGAGCGCAAACCTGCCCTGAGTGCCAGAAGACCCTGCCAAACGCTCAAGGCCTGTCGGTTCACAAAAGAAGAGACCACACCAGAGCGCAAACCTGCCCTGAGTGCCAGAAGACCCTGCCAAATGCTCAAGCCCTGTCGGTTCACAAAAGAAGAGACCACACCGGAGCGCAAACCTGCCCTGAGTGCCAGAAGACCCTGCCAAATGCTCAAGCCCTGTCGGTTCACAAAAGAAGAGACCACACCGGAGCGCAAACCTGCCCTGAGTGCCGGAAGACCCTGTCAACCGCTCAAGCCCTGTCGGTTCACAAAAGAAGAGACCACACCGGAGCGCAAACCTGCCCTGAGTGCCAGAAGACCCTGCCAAATGCTCAAGCCCTGTCGGTTCACAAAAGAAGAGACCACACCGGAGCGCAAACCTGCTCTGAGTGCCAGAAGACCCTGCCAAACGCTCAAGCCCTGTCGAGTCACAAAAGAAGAGACCACACCGGAGCGCAAACCTGCCCTGAGTGCCAGAAGACCCTGCCAAACGCGAAAGCCCTGACAGATCACAAAAGAAGAGACCACACCGGAGCGCAAACCTGCCCTGAGTGCCAGAAGACCCTGCCAAACACTCAAGCCCTGTCGAATCACAGAAGGCAACATCGAAAACGTAAGATTGCTGATCTGCACAAGGACAATGAAATCAGTCCTCCGGCAGATAAAGTGAATAAGTCTGATTACCAAGGGAAACTGTCGGACTAG
- a CDS encoding C2H2-type zinc finger protein has product MLLWLTVICQAEPLTGRFIVELEQSAGSLKKNVSINHDRHKWTGRPLGIHDKNDCAELHWEPKKKRHRDDSYGIKTTFIGSISWQWLYATKLLIAYELILTAKDTPPSSTHSLWFLVVGWLLKSYWNPDLSMFNPIGYQEAVSILTQGDHPIAINTMKPGDEHDPQQGQSSESSGQQTAQSTTHITGYFTSLLYSDSADGEEAPEQYSHTLGLNCFIHPCHGVCRFRPASDSSSCNATNGVAPDSTGAGVPHATDPHGQVTCNVILIGENGQLLQCGKVFKNAESLSTHKKGLHTGQQTCDVTVVGEDGQQQSCGMACKNAKALSNHKRRDHSGVQTCPECQKTLPNAIALSNHKRRDHSGAQTCPECQKTLPNAQALSVHKRRDHSGAQTCPECRKTLPNAIALSDHKRRDHTGAQTCPECQKTLPNAIALSGHKRRDHSGAQTCPECQKTLPNASALSDHKRRDHTGAQTCPECQKTLPNAIALHFHKRRDHTGAQTCPERQKTLPNAKALSVHKSEYHTGQQTCPECQKTLPNAKALSVHKRRDHTGAQTCPECQKTLPNAKALSNHKSEYHTGQQTCPECQKTLPNAKALSRHKRRDHTGAQTCPECQKTLPNAKALSNHKSEYHTGQQTCPECQKTLPNAKALSNHKSEYHTGQQTCPECQKTLPNAQALSRHKRRDHTGAQTCPECQKPLPNAKALSDHKRRDHTGVQTCSQCQKTLPNAQALSRHKRRDHTEAQTCPECQKTLPNAQALSSHKTKYHTGAQTCPECQKTLPNAQALSDHKRQHRKRKIADLDKDNEISPPADKVNKSDYREKLSD; this is encoded by the coding sequence TTGCTACTGTGGTTAACTGTCATCTGTCAGGCCGAACCGTTGACAGGACGCTTTATTGTCGAGCTTGAACAGAGCGCAGGTTCTCTAAAAAAGAACGTCTCTATAAATCATGACCGGCATAAATGGACGGGCAGGCCATTAGGCATTCACGACAAAAATGACTGCGCAGAACTCCATTGGGAACCCAAAAAAAAACGACACAGAGATGACAGTTACGGAATAAAAACCACCTTCATTGGGTCGATTTCGTGGCAATGGCTTTATGCCACAAAGCTGCTGATTGCCTACGAACTGATCCTGACCGCCAAAGACACCCCTCCAAGCTCCACCCATTCCTTATGGTTTCTCGTTGTCGGCTGGCTGCTAAAAAGTTATTGGAACCCCGATTTATCGATGTTTAACCCTATTGGATATCAAGAGGCGGTATCCATTTTGACACAGGGGGATCACCCGATTGCAATCAACACTATGAAGCCTGGCGATGAACATGACCCACAACAAGGCCAGTCATCAGAATCATCCGGCCAGCAAACCGCACAATCCACCACTCACATTACAGGCTATTTCACCAGCCTACTGTATTCTGACTCTGCCGACGGTGAAGAGGCCCCTGAGCAGTATTCACATACTTTGGGCTTAAATTGTTTCATCCATCCCTGTCATGGCGTTTGTCGATTCCGACCAGCTTCCGATTCATCCAGTTGCAACGCTACTAATGGGGTCGCCCCAGACTCAACGGGTGCAGGCGTACCTCATGCAACTGACCCTCACGGGCAAGTAACCTGTAACGTGATCCTGATTGGAGAGAATGGCCAGCTGCTGCAATGCGGGAAGGTCTTCAAGAATGCTGAATCTCTATCAACACACAAAAAAGGATTACACACGGGACAACAAACCTGTGATGTGACAGTAGTTGGGGAGGATGGTCAGCAGCAGTCATGCGGGATGGCCTGCAAGAATGCTAAAGCCCTGTCGAATCACAAAAGAAGAGACCACTCCGGAGTGCAAACCTGCCCTGAGTGCCAGAAGACTCTGCCAAACGCGATTGCCCTGTCGAATCACAAAAGAAGAGACCACTCCGGAGCGCAAACCTGCCCTGAGTGCCAGAAGACCCTGCCAAACGCTCAAGCCCTGTCGGTTCACAAAAGAAGAGACCACTCCGGAGCGCAAACCTGCCCTGAGTGCCGGAAGACCCTGCCAAACGCGATTGCCCTGTCGGATCACAAAAGAAGAGACCACACCGGAGCGCAAACCTGCCCTGAGTGCCAGAAGACCCTGCCAAACGCGATTGCCCTGTCGGGTCACAAAAGAAGAGACCACTCCGGAGCGCAAACCTGCCCTGAGTGCCAGAAGACCCTGCCAAACGCGAGTGCCCTGTCGGATCACAAAAGAAGAGACCACACCGGAGCGCAAACCTGCCCTGAGTGCCAGAAGACCCTGCCAAACGCGATTGCCCTGCATTTTCACAAAAGAAGAGACCACACCGGAGCGCAAACCTGCCCTGAGCGCCAGAAGACCCTGCCAAACGCGAAAGCCTTGTCGGTTCACAAAAGCGAATACCACACCGGGCAACAAACCTGCCCTGAGTGCCAGAAGACCCTGCCAAACGCGAAAGCCCTGTCGGTTCACAAAAGAAGAGACCACACCGGAGCTCAAACCTGCCCTGAGTGCCAGAAGACCCTGCCGAACGCAAAAGCCCTGTCGAATCACAAAAGCGAATACCACACCGGGCAACAAACCTGCCCTGAGTGCCAGAAGACCCTGCCAAACGCGAAAGCCCTGTCGCGTCACAAAAGAAGAGACCACACCGGAGCGCAAACCTGCCCTGAGTGCCAGAAGACCCTGCCGAACGCGAAAGCCCTGTCGAATCACAAAAGCGAATACCACACCGGGCAACAAACCTGCCCTGAGTGCCAGAAGACCCTGCCGAACGCGAAAGCCCTGTCGAATCACAAAAGCGAATACCACACCGGGCAACAAACCTGCCCTGAGTGCCAGAAGACCCTGCCAAACGCTCAAGCCCTGTCGCGTCACAAAAGAAGAGACCATACCGGAGCGCAAACCTGCCCTGAGTGCCAGAAGCCTCTGCCAAACGCGAAAGCCCTGTCGGATCACAAAAGAAGAGACCACACCGGAGTGCAAACCTGTTCTCAGTGCCAGAAGACCCTGCCAAACGCTCAAGCCCTGTCGCGTCACAAAAGAAGAGACCACACCGAAGCGCAAACCTGTCCTGAGTGCCAGAAGACCCTGCCAAACGCTCAAGCCCTGTCGAGTCACAAAACAAAATACCACACCGGAGCGCAAACCTGCCCTGAGTGCCAGAAGACCCTGCCAAACGCTCAAGCCCTGTCGGATCACAAAAGGCAACACCGAAAACGTAAGATTGCTGATCTGGACAAGGACAATGAAATCAGTCCTCCGGCAGATAAAGTGAATAAGTCTGATTACCGGGAGAAACTGTCGGACTAA
- a CDS encoding C2H2-type zinc finger protein, with product MLLWLTVICQAEPLTGRFIVELEQSAGSLKKNVSINHDRHKWTGRPSGIADKNDCAELHWEPKKKRHRDDSYGMKTTFIGSISWQWLYATNLLIAYELILTSKDTPPSSIHSLWFLVVGWLLKSYWNPDLSMFNPIGYQEAVSILTQGDHPIAINAVKPGDEHDPQQGQSSESSGQQTAQSTTHITGYFTSLLFSDSADGEEAPEQYSHTLGLNCFVHPCHGVCRFRPASDSSSCNATNGVAPDSTGAGVPHATDPYGQVTCNVILIGENGQLRQCGKVFKNAESLSTHKKRLHTGQQTCDVTLVGEDGQQRSCGMACKNAKVLSNHKRRDHTGAQTCPECQKTLPNAQALSGHKRRDHTGAQTCPECQKTLPNAQALSGHKRRDHSGAQTCPECRKTLPNAIALSVHKTKYHTGAQTCPECQKTLPNASALSDHKRRDHTGAQTCPECQKPLPNAQALSVHKRRDHTGAQTCPECQKTLPNAKALSNHKSEYHTGQQTCPECQKTLPNASALSVHKRRDHTGAQTCPECKKTLPNAKALSVHKTKYHTGAQTCPECQKTLPNASALSVHKRRDHTGAQTCPECQKTLPNAQALSVHKRRDHTRAQTCPECQKPLPNASALSVHKSEYHTGQQTCPECQKTLPNAKALSDHKRRDHTRAQTCPECQKTLPNAKALTDHKRKNHTGAQTCPECQKTLPNAQALSGHKRRDHTGAQICPECQKTLPNAQALSDHKRRDHTRAQTCPECQKTLPNAKALSNHRRQHRKRKIADLDKDNEISPPADKVNKSDYQGKLSD from the coding sequence TTGCTACTGTGGTTAACTGTCATCTGTCAGGCCGAACCGTTGACAGGACGCTTTATTGTCGAGCTTGAACAGAGCGCAGGTTCTCTAAAAAAGAACGTCTCTATAAATCATGACCGGCATAAATGGACGGGCAGGCCATCAGGCATTGCCGACAAAAATGACTGCGCAGAACTCCATTGGGAACCCAAAAAAAAACGACACAGAGATGACAGTTACGGAATGAAAACCACCTTCATTGGGTCGATTTCGTGGCAATGGCTTTATGCCACAAACCTACTGATTGCCTACGAACTGATCCTGACCAGCAAAGACACCCCTCCAAGCTCCATCCATTCCTTATGGTTTCTCGTTGTCGGCTGGCTGCTAAAAAGTTATTGGAATCCCGATTTATCGATGTTTAACCCTATTGGATATCAAGAGGCGGTATCCATTTTGACACAGGGGGATCACCCGATTGCAATCAACGCTGTGAAGCCTGGCGATGAACATGACCCACAACAAGGCCAGTCATCAGAATCATCCGGCCAGCAAACCGCACAATCCACCACTCACATTACAGGTTATTTCACCAGCCTACTGTTTTCTGACTCTGCCGACGGTGAAGAGGCCCCTGAGCAGTATTCACATACTTTGGGCTTAAATTGTTTCGTTCATCCCTGTCATGGTGTTTGTCGATTCCGACCAGCTTCCGATTCATCCAGTTGCAACGCTACTAATGGGGTCGCCCCAGACTCAACGGGTGCAGGCGTACCTCATGCAACTGACCCTTACGGGCAAGTAACCTGTAACGTGATCCTGATTGGAGAGAATGGCCAGCTGCGGCAATGCGGTAAGGTCTTCAAGAACGCTGAATCTCTATCAACACACAAAAAAAGATTACACACGGGGCAACAAACCTGTGATGTGACGCTGGTTGGGGAGGACGGTCAGCAGCGGTCATGCGGGATGGCCTGCAAGAATGCTAAAGTCCTGTCAAATCACAAAAGAAGAGACCACACCGGAGCGCAAACCTGCCCTGAATGCCAGAAGACCCTGCCAAATGCTCAAGCCCTGTCGGGTCACAAAAGAAGAGACCACACCGGAGCGCAAACCTGCCCTGAGTGCCAGAAGACCCTGCCAAACGCTCAAGCCCTGTCGGGTCACAAAAGAAGAGACCACTCCGGAGCGCAAACCTGCCCTGAGTGCCGGAAGACCCTGCCAAACGCGATTGCCCTGTCGGTTCACAAAACAAAATACCACACCGGAGCGCAAACCTGCCCTGAGTGCCAGAAGACCCTGCCAAACGCGAGTGCCCTGTCGGATCACAAAAGAAGAGACCACACCGGAGCGCAAACCTGCCCTGAGTGCCAGAAGCCCCTGCCAAACGCTCAAGCCCTGTCGGTTCACAAAAGAAGAGACCACACCGGAGCGCAAACCTGCCCTGAGTGCCAGAAGACCCTGCCAAATGCGAAAGCCCTGTCGAATCACAAAAGCGAATACCACACCGGGCAACAAACCTGCCCTGAGTGCCAGAAGACCCTGCCAAACGCGAGTGCCCTGTCGGTTCACAAAAGAAGAGACCACACCGGAGCGCAAACCTGCCCTGAGTGCAAGAAGACCCTGCCAAACGCGAAAGCCCTGTCGGTTCACAAAACAAAATACCACACCGGAGCGCAAACCTGCCCTGAGTGCCAGAAAACCCTGCCAAACGCGAGTGCCCTGTCGGTTCACAAAAGAAGAGACCACACCGGAGCGCAAACCTGCCCTGAGTGCCAGAAGACCCTGCCAAACGCTCAAGCCCTGTCGGTTCACAAAAGAAGAGACCACACCAGAGCGCAAACCTGCCCTGAGTGCCAGAAGCCCCTGCCAAACGCGAGTGCCCTGTCGGTTCACAAAAGCGAATACCACACCGGGCAACAAACCTGCCCTGAGTGCCAGAAGACCCTGCCAAACGCGAAGGCCCTGTCGGATCACAAAAGAAGAGACCACACCCGAGCGCAAACCTGCCCAGAGTGCCAGAAGACCCTGCCAAACGCGAAAGCCCTGACGGATCACAAAAGAAAAAACCACACCGGAGCGCAAACCTGCCCTGAGTGCCAGAAGACCCTGCCAAACGCTCAAGCCCTGTCGGGTCACAAAAGAAGAGACCACACCGGAGCACAAATCTGCCCTGAGTGCCAGAAAACCCTGCCAAACGCTCAAGCCTTGTCGGATCACAAAAGAAGAGACCACACCCGAGCGCAAACCTGCCCTGAGTGCCAGAAGACCCTGCCAAACGCGAAAGCCCTGTCGAATCACAGAAGGCAACACCGAAAACGTAAGATTGCTGATCTGGACAAGGACAATGAAATCAGTCCTCCGGCAGATAAAGTGAATAAGTCTGATTACCAAGGGAAACTGTCGGACTAA